One Tetrapisispora phaffii CBS 4417 chromosome 2, complete genome genomic region harbors:
- the VAC14 gene encoding Vac14p (similar to Saccharomyces cerevisiae VAC14 (YLR386W); ancestral locus Anc_4.242) — MEKSIVKGLSDKLYEKRKATALELQKQVSQYVNDNNYSQIDDIINELCRDYAYALHQPMARTAGLMGLAAVSIALGTNNVTRYLSHILPPVLACFSDQNDQVRFYACESLYNIAKIAKGEMLVYFNEIFDVLCKISADNENSVRGASELLDRLIKDIVAERASSYISVVNNDPQDLPPATKLDIVTGNVYQERYEQGSVDANISTGDTVNQNNKIVAFSLPKFIPLLSERIYAINPDTRTFLVDWIKVLLNNPDLELITYLPAFLGGLFSFLDDSHEDVKVVTHELLNQLLSEVVRISKIQKNIKQEEKILSMSERQAKPDNSSENNKISKSNTVTSKKIDGSLIAEKKKSLLDAFGQLSVNKQSSSSILNNYSSNITTNSLDSNTIDNSKSQQLPGDVSNISISTGISNDTINNNNHNNDDMNKDNIELLKANEQIPYYSQSKKPRFGEEYIPGQDIHIDFSNIIEILINNLSSSEYEVRLVSLHWIDYLLNLAAREFIPYLSKILSLLLKLLGDSDNNTSESANLVNSKFIALFNDEHFMKDSSLIAYSSLMNSLTLQFFDSKVDTKIACLDWLLLIYKKSPDKILEQNENMIMILLKSLSDNDTRLTEKSLGILNTLCIDPKDIYLKRFLHDLLDLLRKDSKLFKTRANYIIRQICTRLSSERIYKAISSILDTDDDIVFSRMMIQILSANLVTSQEAADLRKKLRYGEDTYFFNILFKLWCHNPVSVLCLCFVAENYELAYNVLQCYVNYDLGMSDLVQLDMLVQLLESPVFTRLRLQLLEQQKFPYLYKCLYGILMILPQSKAFDILNRRLSSITNWVSQSSFNNTVYGSSRNGSHSTIGTDSSQRSVSKNKYYNQELLDHFNKVLENERPSLKLDNTYDVNNETINEHDLNIGRVPSQTVIVKNAEKNIEYDQLNYNSSYNEDNDNYNNNSQTSESTENDIPSVIQKPTI; from the coding sequence ATGGAGAAATCTATCGTTAAAGGTCTCAGTGACAAACTATATGAGAAAAGGAAGGCTACTGCTCTTGAATTGCAAAAACAAGTTTCACAATATGTCAACGATAACAACTACAGTCAAATAGATGATattatcaatgaattatgTAGAGATTATGCGTATGCATTACATCAACCAATGGCAAGAACAGCTGGTTTAATGGGTTTAGCTGCAGTTAGCATCGCTTTAGGAACAAATAACGTAACAAGATATTTATCTCATATTTTACCTCCTGTATTAGCTTGTTTTTCCGATCAAAATGACCAAGTTCGATTTTATGCTTGTGAAAGTTTATACAATATTGCCAAAATTGCTAAAGGTGAAATGCtagtatattttaatgaaatatttgatgtACTATGCAAAATCAGTGCTGATAATGAGAATTCAGTCAGGGGCGCATCCGAATTATTAGATAGATTGATAAAAGATATTGTAGCTGAGAGAGCTTCTAGTTACATCAGTGTTGTCAACAATGATCCACAGGATCTACCACCAGCAACCAAATTAGACATCGTGACTGGGAATGTTTACCAAGAGAGGTATGAGCAAGGCTCAGTAGATGCCAATATATCCACTGGTGATACTGTAAAccaaaataataagataGTAGCATTTTCATTACCTAAATTTATTCCTTTACTTTCAGAAAGGATTTATGCCATTAATCCAGATACAAGAACATTCTTAGTAGATTGGATTAAGGTTCTATTGAATAACCCAGACTTAGAGTTGATTACTTATCTACCAGCATTCTTAGGAGGTTTATTTAGTTTCTTAGATGATTCTCATGAAGACGTTAAAGTTGTGACACATGAACTACTAAATCAATTGTTAAGTGAAGTAGTtagaatttcaaaaattcagaaaaatattaaacaagaagagaaaatattgaGTATGTCAGAAAGACAAGCAAAGCCTGATAACTCTAGtgaaaacaacaaaatatcaaaaagCAATACAGTTACGTCAAAGAAAATAGATGGTTCATTAATAGcagaaaagaagaaaagttTATTGGATGCTTTTGGACAATTATCAGTTAACAAACAAAGTTCTTCATCTATTCTGAATAATTATTCCAGTAATATTACTACTAATAGCTTAGATTCTAATACTATTGACAACAGTAAGTCGCAACAATTACCTGGTGATGTTTCAAACATTAGCATCTCCACCGGAATTAGCAATGACACCATCAATAACAACAATCACAACAACGACGATATGAACaaagataatattgaattactGAAAGCAAATGAACAAATTCCTTATTATTCTCAATCTAAAAAACCACGTTTTGGTGAAGAATATATTCCTGGACAGGATATTCATATCGATTTCtctaatattattgaaatattaatcaATAATTTGAGTTCTTCCGAATATGAGGTTAGACTAGTGTCTTTACACTGGATTGATTACTTGCTGAATCTAGCTGCTAGAGAATTTATTCCTTATCTATCTAAGATATTAAGTCTTTTGCTGAAATTATTAGGTGATTCAGATAATAATACATCAGAATCAGCAAATTTAGTAAACTCAAAGTTTATTGCTCTATTTAATGACGAACATTTTATGAAGGATTCGAGTTTGATTGCATATAGTTCCTTGATGAATAGTTTGACAttacaattttttgatagtAAAGTTGATACTAAAATAGCATGTCTTGATTGGTTGTTgttaatttacaaaaaatcACCAGACAAAATCTTAGAACAGAATGAAAAcatgataatgatattgttaAAATCCTTATCAGATAACGACACAAGGTTAACAGAAAAATCCTTAGGAATATTAAACACATTATGCATTGACCCgaaagatatttatttgaaacgTTTTTTACATGATCTACTGGACTTATTGAGAAAAGACTCAAAACTCTTTAAGACCAGGGCCAACTACATTATAAGACAAATATGTACCCGTTTATCATCAGAAAGAATTTACAAAGCTATTTCATCGATTTTGGATacagatgatgatattgttTTCAGTAGAATGatgattcaaatattaagtGCCAACTTAGTAACATCTCAAGAGGCAGCTGACctaagaaaaaaattaagatATGGCGAAGatacatatttttttaacattcTGTTCAAGCTATGGTGTCACAATCCTGTTTCGGTTTTATGTTTGTGTTTTGTTGCAGAAAATTATGAACTGGCTTATAATGTACTACAATGCTATGTAAACTATGATTTAGGGATGAGTGATCTTGTTCAGTTAGATATGCTAGTGCAATTACTGGAATCACCAGTATTTACTAGATTAAGATTACAACTGTTGGAGCAACAAAAGTTTCCTTACTTGTATAAATGCCTATATGGTATTTTGATGATCCTGCCACAATCAAAAGCctttgatattttgaacAGGAGACTAAGCAGTATAACTAATTGGGTTTCTCAAAGTAGCTTCAATAATACTGTATATGGTTCTTCAAGAAATGGTTCACATTCAACTATAGGAACTGATTCCTCACAGAGATCAGtttccaaaaataaatattacaatCAAGAGTTATTGGACcattttaataaagttttagaaaatgaaaggccatcattaaaattagataataCATATGACGTTAATAACGAAACAATTAACGAACATGATCTAAATATTGGAAGAGTACCTAGTCAAACAGTGATTGTCAAAAATGCGGAAAAGAACATCGAATATGACCAACTTAACTATAATTCGTCTtataatgaagataatgataactataataataatagtcaAACTTCCGAATCAactgaaaatgatattcCATCAGTTATTCAAAAGCCTACTATTTAA
- the SWC7 gene encoding Swc7p (similar to Saccharomyces cerevisiae SWC7 (YLR385C); ancestral locus Anc_4.241) produces the protein MANYPDNVILLLLQIILERQQNLSHIFQNQKANKEKYEKLLERPIIDQEILSRFVTDKLVIMYAPELCEMQLRSLKTLVLDIFNKGIEGEDKESILVNVITLANYYYYKRIKDIEETRLPELRSQMKIILEGKT, from the coding sequence ATGGCAAACTATCCCGACAATGTCATTCTGTTACTTCTTCAGATTATTTTAGAGAGACAACAAAATCTTTCTcacatttttcaaaaccaGAAGGCAAATAAAGAGAAATATGAGAAATTACTCGAACGACCAATTATAGATCAAGAGATACTGAGTAGATTTGTTACAGATAAGTTAGTCATCATGTATGCACCTGAACTATGTGAAATGCAACTTCGAAGCCTAAAGACATTAGTGctagatatttttaataaaggTATTGAAGGTGAGGATAAGGAGTCTATTTTAGTCAATGTTATAACGCTGGCtaattactattattataaaaggATAAAGGACATTGAGGAAACAAGACTTCCTGAATTGAGAAGtcaaatgaaaattataCTAGAGGGGAAAACTTAA
- the TPHA0B02300 gene encoding uncharacterized protein (similar to Saccharomyces cerevisiae RAD59 (YDL059C); ancestral locus Anc_4.239) — protein MISTCSETKSLTSISNAKKMMCNLQTDGVKFACLTQIHDFSKDQTVTRKNQDLAYTTVLKINSLECREKILEFKMLIDSYISTHIMKGCNKFGKHHLYKVIPTKDLIESMAKVFGHHWNFEVVNEEVKYPIIRKKLNILVEVSIKINLLDNNSWSVLGGLSNRIFDNYNIDKLHDYIGEVEEEAIDDGLRRAILNLLIENNNYVVS, from the coding sequence ATGATTTCCACATGTTCTGAAACAAAATCACTTACAAGCATTAGTAATGCTAAAAAAATGATGTGCAATCTTCAAACTGACGGTGTCAAGTTTGCTTGTTTAACTCAAATTCATGACTTTTCAAAAGACCAAACAGTGACGAGAAAAAATCAAGATTTGGCCTACACTACagttttgaaaataaacaGTTTGGAGTGCAGggaaaaaatattagagTTCAAAATGCTTATTGATTCGTATATATCGACACATATAATGAAAGGTTGTAACAAATTTGGAAAACATCACCTGTATAAAGTCATACCCACTAAAGATCTGATTGAGTCGATGGCAAAAGTCTTCGGTCACCATTGGAATTTTGAAGTCGTAAATGAGGAAGTCAAATATCCCAtcattagaaaaaaattgaatatattggTTGAAGTTTCCATTAAAATCAATCTATTAGATAACAATTCATGGTCTGTTTTAGGCGGGTTGTCAAACAGAATATTTGACAATTATAATATCGATAAACTTCACGACTACATTGGTGAAGTTGAAGAGGAAGCAATTGACGATGGACTCCGTAGAGCTATACTCAATTTGTTAATagagaataataattatgTAGTCTCTTAA
- the NAM2 gene encoding leucine--tRNA ligase NAM2 (similar to Saccharomyces cerevisiae NAM2 (YLR382C); ancestral locus Anc_4.236), whose amino-acid sequence MLIPYIQASRYGLLKSVVYPTRTFHCLPVTLKDPLSDTVNRERLVEINKKWAHEVTLNAMEGISNGKQMMKKKYILSMFPYPSGMLHLGHLRVYVISDVLNRFYKQNKYDVLHPMGWDAFGLPAENAAIERGIRPSLWTETNIKKMKEQMNSMLANFDWTKEVNTSDPNYYKFTQWIFVKLFKNGLAYQKESAINWDPVDETVLANEQVDANGKSWRSGAKVEKRMLKQWFLGITKFAEQLNEDLVTLNDWPNKVKTMQKNWIGRSEGADVNFKILLSDETSLPNIIKNSGIDIFTTRIETIFAVQFLAISINHPVAQHYSKNNIELKTFIAKYQNVNDHASDSKEGYQLPGIFVINPLTNAKVPVYVAPYVLDNYGHGAVMGVPSHDKRDKEFWEENSAGVILPSVFDKVSDNVLKCIMNANVLKEYQSVTVTECREKIINHLEANNIGKASIKYKLRDWLISRQRYWGTPIPIIHCHDCGAVPVPEADLPVLLPDVDSLTKRGNPLSSISSFVEVNCPSCNKPAKRETDTMDTFIDSSWYYFRYTDSKNDSLPITKQNADKSMPVDIYIGGVEHAILHLLYSRFISKFLKSIGQWDGTKAANAEPFKKLVTQGMVQGKTYVNPRNGQFMKPNEIKFTNDSDNPVVTKDTEEPLNISYEKMSKSKYNGIDPMTFISQHGADATRAHILFQAPIEKALNWDSDKIVGTERWLNKTLHICENISQNKTSDIDYVPSIQELNKHEIKFNNDFSKLHMNINMSFKENLSLNTVVSDYMKMTNLIEIANENFNINKNLLIYNLKKLITIMYPVTPTISAECANLIKKGQNWTDDEWDQYSWPNTDEPIIVKEQDYMVFVNGKMRFKFAASTDFVKLEESCIVTELLKTNEGKKYLLGKTIKKIILKQKVISFIV is encoded by the coding sequence ATGCTGATTCCTTATATTCAAGCGAGCAGATATGGTTTACTTAAAAGTGTAGTGTACCCTACTAGAACATTTCATTGCTTGCCAGTCACATTAAAAGATCCTTTAAGTGATACTGTGAATAGAGAGCGGTTGGTAGAAATCAATAAGAAATGGGCCCACGAGGTCACCTTGAATGCCATGGAAGGAATATCAAATGGTAAacagatgatgaagaaaaagtatatattgTCTATGTTTCCTTATCCTTCTGGTATGTTGCATTTGGGGCATTTGAGAGTTTATGTTATAAGTGACGTTCTGAATAGATTCTACAAACAGAATAAATATGATGTTCTGCATCCCATGGGATGGGATGCCTTTGGATTACCAGCTGAAAATGCTGCTATTGAAAGAGGCATCAGACCATCTTTGTGGACTGAgacaaatattaaaaaaatgaaagaaCAGATGAATTCAATGCTTGCCAATTTCGATTGGACAAAAGAGGTCAATACTAGTGAtccaaattattataagtTTACGCAATGGATTTTTGtgaaattattcaaaaatggATTAGCGTATCAAAAGGAGTCGGCAATAAACTGGGATCCTGTAGATGAGACGGTTCTTGCAAATGAGCAAGTCGATGCTAATGGTAAGTCCTGGAGATCGGGTGCTAAGGTCGAAAAAAGAATGTTAAAACAATGGTTTTTAGGAATCACTAAATTCGCTGAACAACTAAATGAAGATCTTGTCACTTTAAATGATTGGCcaaataaagttaaaacaatgcaaaaaaattggaTTGGTAGATCGGAAGGTGCAGATgtgaatttcaaaattcttCTATCTGATGAAACGTCTTtaccaaatattattaaaaattctggtattgatatatttactACACGTATTGAGACAATTTTTGCAGTTCAATTTTTAGCTATATCTATCAATCACCCAGTAGCACAACATTattctaaaaataatattgaattgaaaacattCATAGCTAAATATCAAAACGTTAACGATCATGCTAGTGATTCCAAAGAAGGTTATCAACTTCCAGGAATATTTGTCATAAATCCATTGACAAATGCTAAAGTCCCAGTGTATGTTGCCCCATATGTTCTGGATAATTATGGACATGGCGCCGTGATGGGTGTTCCTTCGCATGATAAGAGAGATAAAGAATTCTGGGAAGAAAATTCAGCCGGTGTAATTTTACCATCCGTTTTTGATAAGGTATCAGACAATGTACTCAAATGCATTATGAATGCCAATGTTCTTAAAGAGTACCAATCAGTTACGGTAACTGAATGTCGTGAAAAGATTATAAACCATTTAGAAGCGAATAATATTGGAAAGGCTtccattaaatataaacttAGAGATTGGTTGATTAGCAGGCAGAGATACTGGGGGACTCCAATTCCCATTATACATTGTCATGATTGTGGAGCAGTTCCTGTTCCTGAGGCTGACCTTCCCGTGTTACTCCCTGATGTTGACAGTTTAACAAAGAGAGGGAACCcattatcttcaatttcaagTTTTGTTGAAGTTAATTGTCCAAGTTGTAATAAACCGGCAAAAAGGGAAACAGACACTATGGACACATTCATAGATAGTTCATGGTACTATTTTAGATACACTGATTCTAAGAATGACAGCTTACCTATCACGAAGCAAAATGCAGATAAATCGATGCCAgttgatatttatatcgGTGGTGTTGAACATGCAATTTTACACTTACTGTACTCAAGATTTATATCtaagtttttaaaatcCATTGGCCAATGGGATGGTACCAAAGCTGCAAATGCAGAGCCATTTAAAAAACTAGTGACTCAGGGTATGGTACAAGGTAAAACGTATGTCAATCCTAGAAATGGTCAGTTTATGAAGccaaatgaaattaagTTTACCAATGATTCTGATAACCCTGTTGTCACTAAAGATACAGAAGAACCCctaaatatttcatatgAGAAGAtgtcaaaatcaaaatataatggGATAGATCCAATGACATTTATTTCTCAACATGGAGCAGATGCAACAAGAGCTCATATTTTATTCCAAGCTCCTATTGAGAAAGCCTTGAACTGGGATAGCGATAAGATAGTTGGCACTGAAAGATGGTTAAATAAAACTCTGCATATTTGTGAGAACATAAGCCAAAATAAAACGTCAGATATAGATTATGTTCCGTCCATCCAAGAGTTAAATAAAcatgaaattaaattcaataatgatTTCAGTAAATTACACATGAACATTAATATGtcttttaaagaaaatctATCATTGAATACAGTTGTATCAGATTATATGAAGATGACAAATTTGATTGAGATAGCGAATGagaatttcaatattaacaaAAACTTGctcatatataatttgaaaaagttAATCACAATCATGTACCCAGTTACACCGACTATCTCAGCTGAATGtgcaaatttaataaaaaaaggtCAAAACTGGACCGATGATGAATGGGACCAATATTCCTGGCCCAATACTGATGAACCAATTATTGTTAAAGAACAAGATTATATGGTGTTTGTTAATGGTAAAATGAGGTTTAAATTTGCTGCTTCAACAGATTTTGTCAAACTGGAGGAAAGTTGTATCGTTacagaattattaaaaacaaatgaggggaaaaaatatttgttagggaaaacaattaaaaaaatcatattAAAGCAAAAAGTAATTAGCTTTATTGTTTAA
- the CSR1 gene encoding Csr1p (similar to Saccharomyces cerevisiae CSR1 (YLR380W); ancestral locus Anc_4.234), with amino-acid sequence MTQESTISGRIDSLDAKQELILKQVWTYLLQFWGIDIDGTKIFNDPLVTSADKKKKKSLLGKLSGSSSTADSENTTAGTYTRGKIHDSLRSQDPKIIQDTFWKTLRTDSPDNLLLRFIRARKWDSDKAMNMLVSSLNWRATKYDANDIVMKGEADMYKNNEAGCIKNLELQKAVLNGFDKKGRPIVLVRPKLHHADDQTEEEIEKYSLLVIEQARLFLNEPTEAASILFDLTDFTMSNMDYQPVKFLITCFEAHYPESLGHLFIHKAPWIFSPIWNIIKKLLDPVVASKVVFTNKTKDLNKYIEMNNIPEHLGGTDTKDLDQFTPVDGSHDELLEDTATRDALLEQRKELIETILKTTADWIHSSDANESRALLNEKIKLNSQLSELYRKLDPYIRSRSSYDIDGTLTI; translated from the coding sequence ATGACACAAGAATCAACTATATCTGGCCGCATCGACTCGTTAGATGCCAAGCAAGAGCTAATCTTGAAACAGGTGTGGACTTATTTACTACAATTCTGGGGCATTGATATCGATGgaacaaaaatattcaatgatCCGTTAGTGACAAGTGCCgataagaagaagaaaaaatcattattgGGTAAACTAAGTGGTAGTTCTAGCACTGCTGATTCCGAAAATACAACTGCAGGAACATATACAAGAGGTAAGATCCATGACTCATTGCGATCTCAAGATCCCAAAATCATTCAAGACACGTTTTGGAAAACTTTGAGAACGGATAGTCCTGATAATTTACTTTTAAGATTTATCAGAGCAAGAAAATGGGATTCAGATAAAGCTATGAACATGTTAGTGTCAAGTTTGAATTGGAGAGCAACCAAATATGATGCCAATGATATTGTAATGAAAGGTGAAGCTGATAtgtataaaaataatgaagcTGGCtgtataaaaaatttagaattgCAAAAAGCTGTTCTAAATGGCTTCGACAAAAAAGGTAGACCAATTGTGTTAGTTAGACCAAAATTACACCATGCTGATGATCAAACggaagaagaaatagaaaaatattctttattaGTGATTGAACAAGCAAGACTATTTTTAAACGAACCTACAGAAGCTGCCAgcattttatttgatttaacAGATTTTACAATGTCAAATATGGATTATCAGCCAGTTAAGTTTTTAATCACCTGTTTTGAGGCGCATTATCCAGAATCATTGGGCCATCTGTTTATTCACAAGGCTCCATGGATTTTCTCACCTATCTGgaatattataaagaaGTTATTAGATCCCGTTGTCGCCTCAAAAGTCGTATTTACTAATAAGACCAAGGATCTGAACAAGTACATTGAAATGAACAACATACCTGAACATCTTGGCGGAACAGACACAAAGGATTTGGATCAATTTACTCCGGTTGATGGCTCCCACGATGAGCTATTAGAAGATACTGCTACGCGTGATGCATTATTGGAACAAAGAAAAGAGTTGATTGAAACTATTCTCAAGACAACTGCCGATTGGATCCATTCATCTGATGCAAATGAATCCCGTGCTTTactaaatgaaaaaatcaAGTTGAATTCACAACTTTCTGAACTATATAGAAAATTGGACCCATACATCAGATCCAGATCTTCTTATGATATCGATGGTACATTAACTATTTAA
- the TPHA0B02325 gene encoding mannose-1-phosphate guanyltransferase (similar to Saccharomyces cerevisiae PSA1 (YDL055C); ancestral locus Anc_4.231) produces the protein MKGLILVGGYGTRLRPLTLTQPKPLVEFANRPMILHQIEALANAGVTDIVLAVNYRPEVMVETLQKYEKEYGVSITFSVETEPLGTAGPLKLAEKILKKDNSPFFVLNSDVICEYPFKELADFHNAHGGKGTIVATKVDEPSKYGVIVHDIQTPNLIDRFVEKPVEFVGNRINAGLYILNPEVIDLIEMKPTSIEKETFPILVEQKSLYSFDLEGFWMDVGQPKDFLAGTVLYLSSVAKKNEEKLAKGSNIVGNVIVDPTAKISPSAKIGPNVTIGPNCVIGDGARIERSVILANSTVKEHSLVKSTIIGWNSTVGRWCRLEGVTVLGDDVEVKDEIYINGGKVLPHKSISTNVPQEAIIM, from the coding sequence atgaaaGGCTTAATTTTAGTAGGTGGTTACGGTACCAGATTAAGACCATTGACTTTGACTCAACCAAAGCCTTTGGTTGAGTTCGCCAACAGACCAATGATCTTACATCAAATCGAGGCTTTAGCCAATGCAGGCGTCACCGACATCGTCCTAGCTGTCAACTACAGACCAGAAGTCATGGTTGAAACTTTGCAAAAATACGAAAAGGAATACGGTGTCTCCATCACTTTCTCCGTCGAGACCGAACCATTAGGCACTGCTGGTCCATTGAAGTTGGCTGAAAAGATCTTGAAGAAAGATAACTCTCCATTTTTCGTCTTGAACTCTGACGTCATTTGCGAATACCCATTCAAGGAACTAGCCGACTTCCACAACGCTCACGGTGGTAAAGGTACCATTGTCGCCACTAAAGTCGACGAGCCATCTAAGTATGGTGTTATTGTCCATGACATTCAAACTCCAAACTTGATTGACAGATTCGTTGAAAAGCCAGTCGAGTTTGTTGGTAACAGAATCAATGCTGGTTTATACATCTTAAACCCAGAAGTCATcgatttaattgaaatgaaACCAACTTCGATCGAAAAGGAAACTTTCCCAATCTTAGTCGAACAGAAATCGTTATACTCTTTCGATTTAGAGGGCTTCTGGATGGATGTCGGTCAACCTAAGGATTTCTTAGCTGGTACTGTCCTATACTTATCTTCCGTCGCCAAGAAGAACGAAGAAAAATTAGCTAAAGGTAGCAACATCGTCGGCAACGTCATTGTCGACCCAACTGCCAAGATTTCTCCATCTGCCAAGATCGGTCCAAACGTCACCATCGGTCCAAACTGTGTCATCGGTGATGGTGCTAGAATCGAAAGATCTGTCATCTTAGCTAACTCCACCGTTAAGGAACACTCTTTAGTTAAATCCACCATCATTGGTTGGAACTCCACTGTCGGTAGATGGTGTAGATTAGAAGGTGTCACCGTTTTAGGTGATGATGTCGAAGTTAAAGATGAAATCTATATTAATGGTGGTAAGGTTTTACCTCACAAGTCCATCTCCACTAATGTCCCACAAGAAGCCATTAttatgtaa
- the TPHA0B02330 gene encoding sterol desaturase family protein has product MTAIFANSTLVNLVKTDTFNGIVSNIETYQPQLNVIEKYWASWYLFMDNDKLATGLLFFLLHEFMYFFRCLPWFIIDQIPYFRQWKIQPTKIPSMKEQWYCFKSVLLSHFLVEAIPIWTFHPMCERLGITIQVPFPTIKRMALEIALFFVLEDMWHYWAHRLFHYGIFYKYIHKQHHRYAAPFGLAAEYAHPAETMSLGFGTVGMPILYVMYTGNLHLFTLCVWITLRLFQAIDSHSGYDFPWSLNKFLPFWAGAEHHDLHHHYFIGNYASSFRWWDYCLDTESGPESKVSREEKMRRRAEKNVKKNI; this is encoded by the coding sequence ATGACTGCTATTTTCGCTAATTCAACATTAGTAAACTTGGTCAAGACTGACACATTTAATGGGattgtttcaaatattgaaacatATCAACCGCAATTAAatgttattgaaaaatattggGCGTCGTGGTATTTATTCATGGATAATGATAAGTTGGCTACGGGTTtactcttcttcttgttaCATGAGTTTATGTATTTTTTCAGATGTCTTCCATGGTTCATTATTGATCAAATCCCATACTTCAGACAATGGAAAATCCAGCCAACTAAAATTCCTTCAATGAAAGAGCAATGGTATTGTTTCAAATCAGTTTTATTGTCTCATTTCTTAGTTGAAGCTATCCCAATCTGGACGTTCCATCCAATGTGTGAGAGACTAGGTATCACAATACAAGTGCCATTCCCTACCATCAAAAGAATGGCTTTAGAAATTGCTTTGTTCTTTGTATTGGAAGACATGTGGCACTATTGGGCCCATCGTCTTTTCCATTACGGTATTTTCTACAAATACATCCATAAGCAACATCACAGATACGCTGCTCCTTTCGGCTTAGCCGCTGAATACGCACATCCTGCAGAAACTATGTCTTTAGGCTTCGGAACTGTAGGTATGCCAATCCTATATGTCATGTATACAGGTAATCTGCATTTGTTTACTTTATGTGTTTGGATCACATTGAGACTATTCCAAGCAATTGACTCCCATTCAGGTTACGATTTTCCTTGGTCTTTGAACAAGTTCCTACCATTCTGGGCAGGTGCTGAACATCACGATCTACACCATCACTACTTCATTGGTAATTACGCATCGTCTTTCAGATGGTGGGATTATTGTCTAGATACGGAATCCGGGCCAGAATCAAAGGTCTCGAGAGAAGAGAAGATGAGAAGAAGAGCTGAAAAgaatgttaaaaaaaatatttaa